Proteins found in one Quercus robur chromosome 2, dhQueRobu3.1, whole genome shotgun sequence genomic segment:
- the LOC126703408 gene encoding paired amphipathic helix protein Sin3-like 1 yields the protein MKRLGDDGSCSQSKQLSGSLSGDSDGQSQVPASGLGDTSRKLTIDDGKTFLKEVEETFQDQKEKYHKFIKVLTEFKYRRANAADVIAKAKELFEGHNNLISGFNIFLPKGKEIHLTNQKEN from the exons ATGAAGAGATTAGGAGATGATGGTAGTTGTTCACAATCTAAGCAATTGTCTGGTTCTTTGAGTGGAGACTC AGATGGGCAATCCCAAGTCCCAGCGAGTGGTCTTGGTGATACCTCTCGGAAACTAACAATAGATGATGGCAAAACCTTTCTCAAGGAAGTGGAGGAAACGTTTCAAGACCAAAAAGAGAAATATCACAAGTTTATTAAGGTCTTAACTGAGTTCAAGTATCGAAG AGCTAACGCCGCTGATGTCATTGCCAAAGCAAAGGAATTATTTGAAGGGCATAATAACTTGATTTCTGGGTTTAACATCTTCTTGCCAAAGGGGAAAGAAATACACTTGACAAATCAGAAGGAGAATTAA